TTTTAGGCGTGAGCTAGATGTAATTTTCACCGTCTCCTTTCAGATGACGGGAAGCTGTCCGTGGAGGAGTTCCAGTCTTACTTCACTGATGGTATCCTCACTGACGACCAGATGCAGGAGCTGTACTGCTCCATCGACAGGCAGCAGACAGAGTAAGCCCATCTTCATCCTTTCAGACGTCCTCCAACTCTGCCGCCGTCCATTGCCCATCCGCCTAAATTCTGGCGTGAAATTGtaattgcatgaataaaaagtCAGATGATCACCAAAATCTACCAAAAGTCATAATTAAGGTTTCCCAATCATTAAcatgtctctttttgttttcttctcactgCTTCAAAAAGTAACCTGGACATAGACAAACTCTCAGGTAATTCAATGGCATTCTTGCTTAATTGTGTTgattttgcttttaaaatcatGTTTAAAACATTACAGACAGTAATTAAGATTACACGTAGTATATGTATCACAAAAGCCCAAATCTATATTGATTCAGCGTTTGCTACCTGCTAAGCTGTCTGATGATGATTCTGTCGTTGGTTTATTGGCCACAAAGTGGGCTCAACAaatctgcttctcctccagagTACTTCAGTCCACATCTGGGGGAATACGTCAATGTCCTGTCTGCTCTGGATAAGCTGAACCTTGCCATCTTGAAGGCCATGGATAAGACTAAAGAGGTGGGTGATGATTGGCGTCCCCACATCTACACTTGGTTGAAATGTCCTTTCAGAACAATTTGTCAGCGTCCACTATCCCACTAAGCGCTCAGCCTTGTGTTTTTTAGTTTGTGCCTCAGCTGTCACAGTGAAACCCTTTCAGGGGTCTCTGAGTCACTCTGCTGTGGCAGGCAACTAttaggaagaaaagagaactgcCCGGCATGATTGAATGTACCTGCTATCTGCTCCACCTCTCCTCAGTAACAATAACAATACACAAGCACCGAGAACCTGACATCAGGAGCCATGCTTTCAAAAAAACGGCCTtgttacaaaaagaaacattgatgGGCCTTTATCTTTGCATATCTGCCTTACAGCCAATAATGaggaagaaaatcaaaatgttcaTATTTTTTCATGGTATTGTAGAGTTATTGAAGGTATGGCTGTCGTACAACTGAAACATTAATTATTGAATAACATATTCTTTAAATTATTTCTGAAAGAGTTCATTGTGTAGgctataaaatgtcaaaaaatcataagaaatgtgcaaaaaaaaagtgcaaaacttTGACTCCAACGTTACTTGTTTCCAGATAATATGCATTTTCAATGTTGCTATTAAGCTTCCTTTGAAGAAGAGCAGATTCCCTTTTAACCACCCTGAGATGGATATTAATAAACCAGAGATAACGCTTTGCCTATAGCAGTGCCCCAACGCCACCAAGACACGTGCAGCTTTAGGCATACAGGAAGCAACTACACTTTGTAAAGAGATTAACTCATGAGACTGAAATTTGTCGTCTATGTTGTGGTGGATCCCCGGAGACAACAGGCAAACATCCGCTGTGACGCGATGGCTCTTCTGTCTCGTAAATAAATGGATTCATTACTCATGGGGTGCAGCGTCGCTGCCAAGAAAACGGAGCGTGCAAAAACAAGGATTGGGACAAGCTCGGTGGCCATTTTTCAATTGTGCGTCTTGTCTTTGTGGCAGAGCGGCACACGTTTGATGGTGATGGGTTCCATTATTCACAAAATTTGAGTTCCGCTAAAAAAGACAGGAGCCGCCTCACTGAAATGTACAGAAAGTCTAGCTGGAACTATGAAATAAGCCACTATTACGTTTTGTATTCATGAATTCAGGGTAATCTATGTGCTAACATGTTGACTCcaggtttccttttttgtttccagCAGTTTGAAAAACGCTTTCTTTAGTTGATTCAGGCAAACTTCTTTCTTTCCCCCACATCATCTTGTTCTTCATTTCTACCTGTATCCATCCTCTCAGGAGTACCAGGGTTCATCGGTACTGGGTCAATTTGTGACCCGCTTCTTGCTGAGGGAGACCTCCACCCAGCTGCAATCCCTTCAGTCATCGATGGACTGCGCCATGGAGGCGGTTCATCATGACCAGGGCTGCACAGAAAGGAGGATACTGAAAAAACCAGAGGACCTGCCTATCCAGAGGATGAGCAAACGGCCCGGTCGACGCATCCAGAAGAACATGTGTCTCTCCCCTACTGACCCTTACTCCGGCATGCTGACCACAGGTACTGGTGACATTGCCATTTAGATGCTGGAGGTAAATGTCATGAGAGGAAAAGCGTTGGTGATGCTCACTGCCATCGTTCCAACTTCATGTGTGTTGTCATATTTtctggggtcaggggtcagcgtGGAGCCAGACAACCACTGGGGCTCTCAGATCAACCAACTGGAGCAGCTCATGGACAAACTGGAGTACGAGGTTTGAACAAAATCTGTCTTTATGCTGAGCCAAGCTAACCTCACAGCTGTGGTGTTCATATTTAGACAAACATGGTGTTCATCTAACTCGCTGCAGGAACACAAATGAATATGTCTGACAACATGTATTCCTGTATTATACAATAATAACAGGACACGGTTGAATattgaagagttttgaaaatcTCTTTAAATGATTCACAGGATCACGTCAGCCCAATACTGACGTGGTTttgagttttagttttagaaatgTAGCCAAAGGGTTGGTCTCATGGGGgagaattgcttttttttaggaACAGGTTTGACTGCAGAGGCTCAGCTGCCACAGACAGAAATGTCAAACAGACCACGTGAGCCCaactgtgtgtctgcagattCCAGGCGCTTGCCCTGCGGTACACGTTGTCAGAGGAGACAATTTGTACAGAGGGAATATTGATATATTGATGCATCGCTGCACCCTGTCACTGATGCTCTAGGATACAAGAttaatgtggattttttttttgaaattcaGAAAAAGCCACAAAATGGTCTAAATGTGCTATTTACAGAATTTAATTGTCTCATATGAAATTATAGATGAGGTATTTCCaagatattaataataataatttgttctTATCTTGGCCATGCAGAGGATATTAAAGTGTAACTAAAGCTCTCCGGGCTGCAGTGAGGCTGTTGGGGGCTTAATATGAATGTAGCCATCTCTGCCTTGTGAAAACCAATCATTTTGACTGACAGTAACCACAGACAATTCTTTTGCGTGTTTGGTTTATCGTGATCTGCTGCATTTCATGTTCTGCCCATTACTGTAACTATAAATATTTATGCCTGTATTTTCAGAGTCCACATCTTGAACCGCTCAAAGAGGACACGTTGGCAGGGACGTATAAATCGGT
This sequence is a window from Pungitius pungitius chromosome 1, fPunPun2.1, whole genome shotgun sequence. Protein-coding genes within it:
- the LOC119223682 gene encoding N-terminal EF-hand calcium-binding protein 1-like translates to MLACAEMITMCLQSAKHDHLKKQQELCHNHNQGISLFHDIFRRADKNDDGKLSVEEFQSYFTDGILTDDQMQELYCSIDRQQTDNLDIDKLSEYFSPHLGEYVNVLSALDKLNLAILKAMDKTKEEYQGSSVLGQFVTRFLLRETSTQLQSLQSSMDCAMEAVHHDQGCTERRILKKPEDLPIQRMSKRPGRRIQKNMCLSPTDPYSGMLTTGVSVEPDNHWGSQINQLEQLMDKLEYESPHLEPLKEDTLAGTYKSNILLVQRQMSVKEKDVEQFQQALKIYTDTTSSQLDNLHVSIQNLPDRSCFIMYEFWQDRLSWMSYLQSSISKTFQRCVIDSLEEPEMVSTMLLPASWWIMNNN